A genomic segment from Nocardiopsis sp. Huas11 encodes:
- a CDS encoding CapA family protein — protein sequence MQPVGTPTPRRGIPLITGSVALALVLLATACSSGDDTADETAGAVSPEESSSSPTPEAQESEPAETGEPFTIAFGGDTMFDGVLEPRLNDPATALGPIAEQLSAADLAMINLETAVTEGGTPAPGKEFLFRAPPSALEALDAAGVDVATVANNHGMDYGTDGLSDTLANAEASPVALVGAGLDADEAYTPHIAEVNGQTVAMFGATDVMDDHLMAEWTAGEGKPGMASTKNEMKERMLTAVSEAAAEADNVVVFLHWGLEGSHCPLPHAPTLADELVEAGATAVVGGHAHVLSPGGFSGDSYVHYGLGNFVFYNFNGPTAETGVLTLTFDQGRVTDSDWAPAQIQNGVPVPYEGDAADQAHQTWVDMRTECGLPLTDSPA from the coding sequence ATGCAGCCCGTAGGAACCCCGACCCCCCGCCGCGGCATCCCCCTCATCACCGGGAGCGTCGCACTCGCCCTCGTCCTGCTGGCCACCGCCTGCTCCTCCGGCGACGACACCGCGGACGAGACAGCAGGGGCGGTCTCACCCGAGGAGTCCTCCTCTTCCCCCACCCCCGAGGCGCAGGAGAGCGAGCCCGCCGAGACCGGGGAGCCGTTCACCATCGCCTTCGGCGGCGACACCATGTTCGACGGTGTGCTGGAGCCGCGCCTGAACGACCCGGCCACCGCTCTCGGCCCCATCGCCGAGCAGCTCTCCGCCGCCGATCTGGCCATGATCAACCTGGAGACGGCGGTGACCGAGGGCGGCACCCCCGCGCCCGGCAAGGAGTTCCTGTTCCGCGCCCCGCCCAGCGCGCTGGAGGCGCTGGACGCGGCGGGCGTCGACGTGGCCACGGTCGCCAACAACCACGGCATGGACTACGGGACCGACGGCCTGAGCGACACCCTCGCCAACGCCGAGGCCTCGCCCGTGGCGCTGGTGGGCGCCGGGCTCGACGCGGACGAGGCGTACACCCCCCACATCGCCGAGGTCAACGGACAGACCGTGGCCATGTTCGGCGCCACGGACGTGATGGACGACCACCTCATGGCCGAGTGGACCGCGGGCGAGGGCAAGCCCGGCATGGCCTCCACCAAGAACGAGATGAAGGAGCGGATGCTCACGGCGGTCTCCGAGGCCGCCGCCGAGGCCGACAACGTCGTGGTGTTCCTGCACTGGGGCCTGGAGGGCTCGCACTGCCCGCTCCCGCACGCCCCCACGCTGGCCGACGAGCTGGTCGAGGCCGGCGCCACCGCCGTGGTCGGCGGGCACGCCCACGTGCTCTCCCCGGGCGGGTTCAGCGGTGACTCCTACGTGCACTACGGCCTGGGCAACTTCGTCTTCTACAACTTCAACGGGCCCACCGCCGAGACGGGCGTGCTCACCCTGACCTTCGACCAGGGCCGCGTGACCGACTCCGACTGGGCCCCCGCCCAGATCCAGAACGGCGTGCCGGTCCCCTACGAGGGCGACGCGGCCGACCAGGCCCACCAGACGTGGGTCGACATGCGCACCGAGTGCGGCCTGCCGCTGACCGACTCCCCCGCCTAG
- a CDS encoding IS630 family transposase: MSAPGPKLPPLELSDEEHAELQRWIRRRKTAQDLALRARIVLACAEGLSNAQVRREVGVSAPTVTKWRQRFIAHRMDGLTDEPRPGRPRTITDAQVEAVVAATLESTPAPDTHWSTRSMAEHTGMTQNAVWRIWNAFGLQPHRREQFKISTDPFFIDKVRDVVGLYLDPPERAVALCVDEKSQIQALNRTQPVLPMMPGTPERATHDYVRAGVTSLFAALDTATGQVITSIHRRHRAIEFKKFLAKIDREVPADLQVHLILDNYATHKTAEVRRWLVRHPRFHLHFIPTSSSWLNLVERWFAEITNRLIRRGTHRSVQALEKDIRAWAASWNENPRPYVWTKTAEEILESLASYCQRISKRTNQSEH, from the coding sequence ATGAGTGCTCCTGGACCGAAGCTGCCGCCGCTGGAGCTGAGCGATGAAGAACACGCCGAGCTCCAGCGGTGGATCAGACGACGCAAGACCGCACAGGACCTGGCCCTGCGGGCGCGGATCGTGCTCGCCTGCGCCGAAGGCCTGTCCAACGCCCAGGTCCGCCGCGAGGTCGGGGTATCTGCGCCCACGGTGACCAAGTGGCGCCAGCGCTTCATCGCGCACCGCATGGACGGCCTGACCGACGAACCAAGGCCGGGACGACCGCGCACGATCACCGATGCCCAGGTCGAGGCGGTGGTGGCCGCGACCCTGGAGAGCACACCCGCCCCTGACACCCACTGGTCCACGCGCTCCATGGCCGAGCACACCGGCATGACCCAGAACGCGGTGTGGCGCATCTGGAACGCCTTCGGCCTGCAGCCCCACCGGCGGGAACAGTTCAAGATCTCCACCGACCCGTTCTTCATCGACAAGGTCCGCGACGTGGTGGGCCTCTACCTCGACCCGCCTGAACGGGCGGTGGCTCTGTGCGTGGACGAGAAGTCCCAGATCCAGGCGCTCAACCGCACCCAACCGGTGCTGCCGATGATGCCCGGCACCCCCGAGCGGGCCACCCATGACTACGTGCGTGCCGGGGTGACCAGCCTGTTCGCCGCGCTGGACACCGCCACGGGCCAGGTGATCACTTCCATCCACCGCCGCCACCGCGCCATCGAGTTCAAGAAGTTCCTGGCCAAGATCGACCGCGAGGTCCCCGCGGACCTGCAGGTGCACCTGATCCTGGACAACTACGCCACCCACAAGACGGCCGAGGTCCGGCGGTGGCTGGTCCGCCATCCCCGGTTCCACCTGCACTTCATCCCGACCAGTTCCTCCTGGCTGAACCTGGTCGAGCGGTGGTTCGCCGAGATCACCAACCGGCTGATCCGCCGCGGTACCCATCGCAGCGTCCAGGCCCTGGAGAAGGACATCCGCGCCTGGGCCGCGTCCTGGAACGAGAATCCCCGACCCTATGTGTGGACCAAGACCGCAGAGGAGATCCTCGAATCCCTCGCCTCGTACTGCCAACGCATCAGCAAGCGAACTAACCAATCAGAACACTAG
- the add gene encoding adenosine deaminase has protein sequence MNTEPALTGVEALVRDLPKVELHVHLEGSMPSETLFELAGRHGVPELPDTLEKLREWYAFTDFPHFVEVYLASVGTLRQEDDFALLASVVARRLAAQNVRYAELHVSLYAHLMRGVPARVVFDGIERARIDAEREHGIRLRWIPDFPADFGVECAEATLDAVLADGPPSVVGFGVGGMETPLEQYADVFGRARAAGLASLPHAGEHGGPERVREALDVLGAERIGHGIDSMKDDALVERLVAQQVPVDVSPTSNLCTRAVADLAEHPLPRMLDAGLFVTLNSDDPTMFGTDLNQEYLVAHRMGLGADDLVRLAANGVRASYLGAARRQALLAEIDAVATRHGAAPVL, from the coding sequence ATGAACACCGAACCCGCCCTCACAGGCGTCGAAGCACTCGTCCGGGACCTGCCGAAGGTGGAGCTGCACGTCCACCTGGAGGGGTCGATGCCGTCCGAGACCCTGTTCGAGCTGGCCGGGCGGCACGGGGTGCCGGAGCTGCCGGACACCCTGGAGAAGCTGCGCGAGTGGTACGCCTTCACCGACTTCCCGCACTTCGTGGAGGTGTACCTGGCGTCGGTGGGCACGTTGCGCCAGGAGGACGACTTCGCGCTGCTGGCCTCGGTCGTGGCCCGGCGGCTGGCCGCCCAGAACGTGCGCTACGCCGAGCTGCACGTCAGCCTGTACGCGCACCTGATGCGGGGCGTCCCGGCCCGGGTGGTCTTCGACGGCATCGAGAGGGCACGGATCGACGCCGAGCGCGAGCACGGCATCCGGTTGCGCTGGATCCCGGACTTTCCCGCCGACTTCGGCGTGGAGTGCGCCGAGGCGACGCTCGATGCGGTGCTGGCGGACGGGCCGCCGAGCGTGGTCGGCTTCGGCGTGGGCGGGATGGAGACCCCGCTGGAACAGTACGCGGACGTCTTCGGCCGGGCGCGCGCGGCCGGACTGGCGAGCCTGCCGCACGCCGGGGAGCACGGCGGGCCGGAGCGGGTGCGCGAGGCCCTGGACGTGCTGGGAGCGGAGCGGATCGGGCACGGCATCGACTCCATGAAGGACGACGCCCTGGTCGAACGCCTGGTGGCGCAACAGGTCCCGGTGGACGTGAGCCCGACCTCGAACCTGTGTACCCGCGCCGTGGCGGACCTGGCGGAGCACCCGTTGCCGCGCATGCTGGACGCCGGGCTGTTCGTGACCCTCAACAGCGACGACCCGACCATGTTCGGCACCGACCTGAACCAGGAGTACCTGGTCGCGCACCGGATGGGGCTCGGCGCCGACGACCTCGTGCGGCTGGCCGCCAACGGCGTGCGCGCCTCCTACCTGGGAGCCGCCCGCCGGCAGGCGCTGCTGGCGGAGATCGACGCCGTCGCGACCCGGCACGGGGCGGCGCCGGTGCTGTAG
- a CDS encoding aldehyde dehydrogenase (NADP(+)): MNTVPTDTAPEELDAALTRASGAAPLLAGLAPSERADLLEAVAAALDAAAEELVPLAMEEAHYPEARCRGELGRTTFQLREFAGLLRDGSYLEVAVDPADPEWGTPRPDTRRVLVPLGPVVVFGASNFPFAFATAGGDTASALAAGCPVVVKAHPGHPKLAQRTAEIVVAALTEAGAPEGAFGIVHGVEAGRQAVLHPLTRAVGFTGSIPGGRALFDLANSRPDPIPFYGELGSVNPVFVTRAAMAARGEEVLKGYADSANMGAGQFCTKPGVVFLPEDTKLDALVTDFTERGAASLLNDRVSQGFDRVLGGLVDHPATEVLVRGSRTDDGWSPSLLRTDLDALLENADILLEECFGPATLVVTYADERRLLEASGVLKGQLTVTVHGEEDDAVAPALLALGASVAGRVIWNGWPTGVAVTHAMTHGGPYPATTAPLHTSVGTTAIRRFLRPVTYQSVPQALLPAALRDDNPLGVPRRVNGAHPSV; the protein is encoded by the coding sequence ATGAACACCGTCCCGACCGACACCGCGCCGGAAGAGCTCGACGCCGCCCTCACCCGGGCGTCCGGCGCCGCGCCCCTGCTGGCCGGCCTCGCGCCGAGTGAGCGCGCCGACCTCCTGGAGGCCGTCGCGGCCGCCCTGGACGCGGCCGCCGAAGAGCTCGTCCCCCTCGCGATGGAGGAGGCCCACTACCCGGAGGCGCGCTGCCGGGGCGAGCTGGGCCGCACCACCTTCCAGCTGCGCGAGTTCGCGGGGCTGCTGCGCGACGGCTCCTATCTGGAGGTGGCCGTGGACCCGGCCGACCCGGAGTGGGGCACGCCCCGCCCGGACACGCGCCGCGTCCTGGTCCCGCTCGGCCCGGTCGTGGTGTTCGGGGCCAGCAACTTCCCCTTCGCCTTCGCCACGGCGGGCGGCGACACCGCCTCCGCGCTGGCCGCCGGCTGCCCCGTCGTGGTCAAGGCGCACCCCGGCCACCCGAAGCTGGCCCAGCGCACGGCCGAGATCGTCGTGGCGGCCCTGACCGAGGCGGGCGCCCCCGAGGGCGCCTTCGGCATCGTCCACGGTGTGGAGGCCGGCCGCCAGGCCGTCCTGCACCCGCTCACCCGGGCCGTCGGCTTCACCGGTTCCATCCCCGGCGGGCGGGCGCTGTTCGACCTGGCCAACTCGCGCCCGGACCCGATCCCGTTCTACGGCGAGCTCGGCAGCGTGAACCCGGTGTTCGTCACCCGCGCCGCCATGGCCGCGCGGGGCGAGGAGGTCCTCAAGGGCTACGCGGACTCGGCCAACATGGGCGCGGGGCAGTTCTGCACCAAGCCCGGGGTCGTCTTCCTGCCCGAGGACACCAAGCTCGACGCCCTCGTCACGGACTTCACCGAGCGCGGCGCGGCCTCGCTGCTCAACGACCGCGTGTCCCAGGGCTTCGACCGGGTGCTCGGCGGGCTCGTGGACCACCCGGCCACCGAGGTGCTGGTCCGCGGCAGCCGGACCGACGACGGCTGGTCGCCCTCGCTGCTGCGCACCGACCTCGACGCCCTGCTGGAGAACGCCGACATCCTGTTGGAGGAGTGCTTCGGTCCCGCGACGCTCGTGGTGACCTACGCCGACGAGCGGCGGCTGCTGGAGGCCTCGGGTGTGCTCAAGGGCCAGCTCACCGTCACCGTCCACGGTGAGGAGGACGACGCGGTGGCCCCCGCGCTGCTGGCCCTGGGCGCCTCCGTGGCCGGTCGCGTGATCTGGAACGGGTGGCCGACCGGCGTCGCCGTCACGCACGCGATGACGCACGGCGGTCCCTACCCCGCCACCACCGCGCCCCTGCACACCTCTGTGGGCACCACGGCGATCCGCCGCTTCCTGCGCCCGGTCACCTACCAGTCGGTCCCGCAGGCGCTGCTGCCGGCGGCGCTGCGCGACGACAACCCGCTGGGCGTGCCCCGCCGGGTCAACGGGGCCCACCCGTCCGTGTGA
- a CDS encoding TetR/AcrR family transcriptional regulator: MLRVQRMLDCCADLLDEVGYDNLSTTRIAERAGVAIGSVYQFFPDKKAITQALGLRYLDQFSARVTERLADASFTHWTGAVDTVIDEYIDMHRNVPGFRSLHFGDIVDTRLLNGGAENNRVISVRLRRIIVSVTGIPDDEGLDRAVNVAVEAADAVLKLAFRDDAEGDPDLITEAKRLVSSYLSNFSVRTGGDHPW; the protein is encoded by the coding sequence ATGCTGCGGGTCCAGCGCATGCTCGACTGCTGCGCCGACCTCCTCGACGAGGTCGGCTACGACAACCTCTCCACCACACGCATCGCCGAACGCGCCGGCGTCGCCATCGGCTCGGTCTACCAGTTCTTCCCGGACAAGAAGGCCATCACCCAGGCCCTCGGCCTGCGCTACCTCGACCAGTTCAGCGCCCGCGTCACCGAACGCCTCGCCGACGCCTCCTTCACCCACTGGACCGGCGCCGTCGACACCGTCATCGACGAGTACATCGACATGCACCGCAACGTGCCCGGCTTCCGCAGCCTGCACTTCGGCGACATCGTCGACACCCGACTGCTCAACGGAGGGGCCGAGAACAACCGCGTCATCTCCGTGCGCCTGCGCCGAATCATCGTTTCCGTCACAGGCATCCCCGATGATGAGGGACTGGACCGGGCGGTCAACGTCGCCGTCGAGGCGGCCGACGCCGTGCTCAAGCTCGCCTTCCGAGACGACGCCGAAGGCGACCCCGACCTCATCACCGAGGCCAAGCGCCTGGTCAGCAGTTACCTGTCCAACTTCTCCGTACGAACCGGAGGCGACCATCCTTGGTAG
- a CDS encoding S9 family peptidase, whose product MVADASALTRPVTGTAAGVPYLALPPADGRVPAPLVLGLHAFEPPRSESALAGAVPMAPLPAWRVFLGLPLFGARLPEGGVTEINRLGERDYLVELFGPVVEQAAAELRRVTTALRAAFPITDDPVGLVGVGAGAAAALLALADAALPVGAAAVINPVVDPALVIAARQERTGNPYTWTDQARQVRDWLDFTARADEIARSQAPLLVVTGRQDPVVPPQHGQTLHDALSSARDGHGDEHALRHIVVPDLAHAIGPEPGLEPGPLTPAGVLTDRALTEWFHRHLTSSAQVEATADA is encoded by the coding sequence TTGGTAGCCGACGCAAGCGCACTCACCCGGCCCGTCACCGGCACCGCCGCCGGAGTCCCCTACCTGGCCCTGCCGCCCGCCGACGGCCGGGTCCCCGCGCCACTCGTCCTGGGTCTGCACGCCTTCGAACCGCCGCGCAGTGAGTCCGCGCTCGCCGGCGCCGTCCCCATGGCGCCGCTCCCGGCCTGGCGCGTCTTCCTCGGCCTGCCGCTGTTCGGCGCCCGCCTGCCCGAGGGCGGCGTCACCGAGATCAACCGGCTCGGCGAGCGCGACTACCTCGTCGAACTCTTCGGCCCCGTGGTCGAACAGGCCGCCGCCGAACTCCGCCGCGTCACCACCGCGCTGCGCGCCGCCTTCCCCATCACCGACGACCCCGTCGGCCTGGTCGGCGTGGGAGCCGGAGCCGCGGCCGCGCTCCTGGCGCTGGCCGACGCCGCCCTGCCCGTGGGAGCCGCCGCCGTCATCAACCCCGTCGTCGACCCCGCCCTGGTCATCGCCGCCAGGCAGGAGCGCACCGGCAACCCCTACACCTGGACCGACCAGGCCCGGCAGGTACGCGACTGGCTGGACTTCACCGCCCGCGCGGACGAGATCGCCCGAAGCCAGGCCCCCCTCCTCGTCGTCACCGGGAGGCAGGACCCCGTCGTCCCGCCCCAGCACGGCCAGACCCTGCACGACGCCCTGAGCTCCGCCCGCGACGGCCACGGCGACGAACATGCACTGCGTCACATCGTTGTTCCGGATCTGGCCCACGCGATCGGACCGGAACCAGGACTCGAACCCGGTCCGCTCACCCCGGCCGGCGTGCTCACCGACCGCGCGCTGACCGAATGGTTCCACCGGCACCTCACCTCTTCCGCGCAGGTCGAGGCGACCGCGGACGCCTGA
- a CDS encoding HD domain-containing protein gives MTEPAPVFASGVDNERLNAQLRFLLEADKLKRVLRRNLLVDGSRRENSAEHSWHLALSARTFAEYAPEGTDIDRVTEMLVVHDIVEIDAGDTFVFDQVNAETQAERERAAADRLFPLLPEDQAARARELWEEFEARTTPEARFARAVDRLAPMLANWHNEGGTWLRFGVTRAEVMAKVKMIAEGSEALGSYATALVDDADRRGYFRN, from the coding sequence GTGACGGAACCGGCACCGGTCTTTGCCAGCGGGGTCGACAACGAGCGGTTGAACGCGCAGCTGCGCTTCCTCCTGGAAGCGGACAAGCTCAAGCGCGTCCTGCGCCGGAACCTGCTGGTGGACGGCTCGCGCCGAGAGAACTCGGCCGAGCACTCCTGGCACCTGGCCCTGTCCGCCCGCACCTTCGCCGAGTACGCGCCCGAGGGCACCGACATCGACCGCGTCACCGAGATGCTGGTCGTCCACGACATCGTGGAGATCGACGCAGGGGACACCTTCGTCTTCGACCAGGTCAACGCCGAGACCCAGGCCGAGCGCGAACGCGCCGCGGCCGACCGCCTCTTCCCCCTGCTGCCCGAGGACCAGGCCGCCCGCGCCCGGGAGCTCTGGGAGGAGTTCGAGGCCAGGACCACCCCGGAGGCCCGCTTCGCCCGGGCCGTCGACCGCCTCGCCCCGATGCTCGCCAACTGGCACAACGAGGGCGGCACCTGGCTGCGGTTCGGAGTCACCCGGGCCGAGGTCATGGCGAAGGTCAAGATGATCGCCGAGGGCTCCGAGGCCCTGGGCTCCTACGCGACCGCGCTCGTCGACGACGCCGACCGGCGCGGGTACTTCCGGAACTGA
- a CDS encoding sulfite exporter TauE/SafE family protein, whose product MELWEVVAVLLAGVAAGGINAIAGSGTLFTFPVLLALGYPPLTATISNSIGLAPGTLSGTIAYRRELAGQRARVLRLGSMSFLGAVTGALLLIYLPADVFETIVPYMIGLACVLILLQPRIARWARSRKPARPNGGPLMPLGVYVTGTYGGYFAAAQGIILLSFLGTALDDDLQRINALKNVMTTIVNSTAAVFYIVLAEPAWPVVGLIAVGTIVGGYLGARFGRRMSPAALRLCVVVVGLTAAVQLILGRV is encoded by the coding sequence ATGGAACTCTGGGAGGTCGTCGCCGTTCTCCTCGCGGGAGTGGCGGCCGGCGGGATCAACGCCATCGCCGGGTCGGGCACGCTGTTCACCTTCCCCGTCCTGCTGGCGCTCGGGTACCCGCCCCTCACCGCGACCATCTCCAACAGCATCGGTCTGGCGCCGGGCACGCTCAGCGGCACCATCGCCTACCGGCGCGAACTGGCGGGCCAGCGCGCGCGGGTCCTGCGGCTGGGGTCGATGTCGTTCCTGGGCGCCGTCACGGGCGCCCTGCTGCTGATCTACCTGCCGGCCGACGTGTTCGAGACGATCGTGCCGTACATGATCGGTCTCGCCTGCGTGCTGATCCTGCTCCAGCCGCGTATCGCCAGGTGGGCGCGGTCCCGCAAACCTGCGCGGCCGAACGGGGGGCCGCTGATGCCGCTCGGCGTGTACGTGACCGGCACCTACGGCGGCTACTTCGCCGCCGCCCAGGGCATCATCCTGCTGAGTTTCCTCGGTACCGCGCTCGACGACGACCTGCAGCGGATCAACGCGCTCAAGAACGTGATGACCACGATCGTCAACAGCACCGCCGCGGTGTTCTACATCGTGCTCGCCGAGCCCGCGTGGCCGGTGGTCGGGCTGATCGCGGTCGGCACCATCGTGGGCGGCTACCTGGGGGCGCGCTTCGGCCGCAGGATGAGCCCGGCGGCCCTGCGCCTGTGCGTGGTGGTCGTGGGCCTGACCGCGGCCGTCCAGTTGATCCTCGGCCGGGTCTGA